The following proteins come from a genomic window of Bradyrhizobium paxllaeri:
- a CDS encoding acylphosphatase translates to MSGPIRHVTVKGRVQGVGYRAWVEDEATARGLEGWVRNRRDGSVEAVFAGPADVVTDMIAACRRGPYSARVDAVQDESGTPDMLKQRRAAERFSVLPTI, encoded by the coding sequence ATGAGCGGGCCGATCCGCCACGTCACGGTCAAAGGCCGTGTGCAGGGGGTCGGCTATCGCGCATGGGTGGAGGATGAGGCGACCGCACGCGGCCTCGAGGGCTGGGTGCGCAACCGCCGCGACGGCAGCGTGGAAGCTGTGTTCGCCGGGCCGGCGGATGTCGTCACTGACATGATCGCCGCCTGTCGGCGTGGCCCATACTCCGCACGCGTGGACGCGGTGCAAGACGAGTCCGGCACTCCGGACATGCTGAAGCAGCGGCGGGCGGCAGAGCGGTTTTCGGTGCTGCCGACGATCTAG